In Acinetobacter sp. C32I, one genomic interval encodes:
- the xseA gene encoding exodeoxyribonuclease VII large subunit translates to MSEPQFSLSDYLSAVQEVIRLSFDEPVWVKAEIRNLNIKGGHYYLELAEKEQDTDKVIASCKATIWKFTAAKMVLKFERESGIELSKDLNVLIKIKARFDPQYGFSVNIEDIDSSFTLGDIAKRYQQILARLSSEGLVHLNKELPAPFDIENVLVIAPENAAGLGDFKKDADALHQAGVCHFVYHTATFQGNTAAHSIMESLGSGLRQWAKDYTLPPDLIVIIRGGGAVNDLAYLNDYDLAALLCKRKVPIWVGIGHEKDRTILDEIAHRSFDTPSKVIAGIRNLIAERSQDVVNHLQTIKLLSQHQITAYQSQNDRLMSVIKSQAENQISASNLHLQVAKSTLQYFAKQQLKTASTQIEALMRETLLQNPKHVLAKGYAIVRSENKAIRSVQQVGSSIAVEMHDGYIHANVSHIKEVIDHE, encoded by the coding sequence ATGTCCGAACCTCAATTCTCTCTTAGCGATTATCTCTCTGCAGTACAGGAAGTCATTCGCCTGTCTTTTGATGAGCCTGTCTGGGTCAAAGCCGAGATTCGGAATTTAAACATTAAAGGTGGGCATTACTATCTTGAACTGGCTGAAAAAGAACAAGATACCGATAAAGTCATCGCAAGCTGTAAAGCCACGATTTGGAAATTCACTGCGGCCAAAATGGTGCTCAAGTTTGAGCGCGAAAGTGGTATTGAACTATCAAAAGATTTAAATGTGCTAATTAAAATCAAGGCTCGTTTTGATCCTCAATATGGCTTTTCAGTCAATATTGAAGATATCGACTCAAGCTTTACCTTGGGCGATATTGCAAAGCGTTATCAACAGATTCTTGCGCGATTAAGCAGTGAAGGATTGGTTCATCTTAATAAGGAACTACCCGCCCCATTTGATATTGAAAATGTACTGGTGATTGCTCCGGAAAATGCAGCAGGTTTAGGTGACTTCAAGAAAGATGCCGATGCATTACATCAAGCTGGTGTCTGTCATTTTGTTTATCACACCGCGACTTTTCAAGGTAATACCGCCGCACACAGTATTATGGAGTCTTTAGGCTCAGGGCTACGCCAGTGGGCAAAAGATTATACCCTACCGCCAGATCTGATCGTGATCATTCGTGGTGGTGGTGCAGTCAACGATTTAGCTTATTTAAATGACTATGATCTGGCTGCCCTGCTGTGTAAACGCAAAGTCCCGATCTGGGTGGGTATTGGACATGAAAAAGACCGAACCATTTTAGATGAGATCGCACATCGTTCCTTTGATACACCCAGTAAAGTCATTGCAGGAATTCGGAATCTGATCGCAGAACGCTCACAAGATGTCGTCAATCATCTCCAAACCATCAAACTACTGTCTCAACATCAGATTACTGCCTATCAAAGTCAAAATGATCGTTTGATGAGTGTCATCAAATCACAAGCTGAGAATCAAATCAGCGCCAGTAATTTACACCTTCAAGTTGCTAAATCAACCCTGCAATATTTTGCGAAACAGCAACTTAAAACAGCCTCGACCCAAATCGAAGCCTTGATGCGGGAAACATTACTGCAAAATCCCAAACATGTTTTAGCCAAAGGCTATGCCATTGTGCGTAGTGAAAACAAAGCAATTCGCTCTGTGCAACAAGTCGGCTCAAGCATTGCGGTTGAAATGCATGATGGTTATATCCATGCCAATGTAAGTCATATCAAAGAGGTCATTGATCATGAGTAA
- a CDS encoding thiol:disulfide interchange protein DsbA/DsbL, with protein MKNFILTSAAAIVAVCSTQSMAADFVAGKDYTVVQNPVKTSAPANTIEVREFFWYGCSYCFKLEPHMQSWLKTIPKDVYFLRTPAAMNPMWEQGARAYYVSEALGVRKRTHLPLFHINFSGKEKVLQKEAFAKFFTQYGIPEAKFNSSYDSFPITAKIAESNQLAQKYQLTGVPAVVVNGKYIVQGGDNKVVQVVEYLVNKERKAQ; from the coding sequence ATGAAAAATTTTATTTTAACCAGCGCGGCTGCAATTGTTGCCGTATGTTCAACACAGAGCATGGCCGCAGATTTTGTTGCTGGTAAAGATTATACCGTGGTTCAAAATCCAGTAAAAACATCAGCACCAGCCAATACAATCGAAGTGAGAGAGTTTTTCTGGTATGGATGTTCTTATTGCTTTAAATTAGAACCACATATGCAATCTTGGTTAAAGACCATTCCGAAAGATGTTTACTTTCTGCGTACACCAGCGGCAATGAACCCGATGTGGGAACAAGGTGCGCGTGCATATTATGTGAGTGAGGCTTTAGGTGTACGTAAACGTACCCATCTACCTTTATTCCATATCAATTTTTCAGGTAAGGAAAAGGTTTTACAAAAAGAGGCTTTTGCTAAGTTTTTTACTCAATATGGCATTCCTGAGGCTAAATTTAATAGCAGCTATGATTCTTTCCCGATTACAGCAAAAATTGCAGAATCAAACCAATTGGCGCAAAAATATCAACTTACGGGCGTTCCAGCTGTTGTAGTCAATGGTAAATATATCGTCCAAGGCGGGGATAATAAAGTTGTTCAAGTTGTTGAATATCTAGTGAATAAAGAGCGTAAGGCTCAGTAA
- a CDS encoding amino acid permease, producing MSNSSPQLKRGLKNRHIQLIAMGGAVGTGLFLGSAQAIQSAGPSIILGYAIVGLIAFLIMRQMGEMIVEEPVAGSFSYFSQKYWGRFPGFLSGWNYWVVYILVAMTELTAIAKYVHYWWPHIPAWVSTLFFFIVVTCLNLGNVKFYGESEFWLAIIKVVAVISMILFGLYLLLTAGADSTASFSNLWQHGGFFPHGFSGLFYMLAFLMFAFGGIELIGMTAAEAENPEKSIPQAINQVIFRILVFYVASLAIIMSLIPWNQLDLGGLDKSPFVMIFSQLGIDWAAHLLNFIILTAALSVYNSGMYANSRMLFGLAVQGNAPKVFAKVSKQGVPMPAVIFSSILIFGCVLLNYFVPEQALSHLMYMAVAALVLNWAIISFTHLKFKQTIRLEGKTVKFPALFSPLSNYLVLAFIVMILYIMWTQGFKESVILIPVWIMFMFGLFKVLKWNKSL from the coding sequence TTGAGTAATTCCTCTCCCCAATTAAAACGTGGGCTAAAAAACCGTCATATCCAATTGATTGCGATGGGCGGTGCTGTGGGCACAGGTCTGTTTTTAGGCTCAGCTCAGGCAATCCAGTCCGCAGGCCCTTCGATTATCCTAGGCTATGCCATTGTCGGTTTGATCGCATTTCTGATCATGCGACAAATGGGTGAAATGATTGTTGAAGAACCTGTCGCGGGTTCGTTCAGCTATTTCTCACAAAAATATTGGGGAAGATTTCCAGGCTTTTTATCTGGCTGGAATTATTGGGTGGTCTATATTCTAGTGGCCATGACAGAGCTGACAGCGATTGCTAAATACGTTCATTATTGGTGGCCACATATTCCGGCTTGGGTCTCGACCTTATTTTTCTTCATTGTTGTCACCTGCCTCAACTTAGGCAATGTGAAGTTTTACGGTGAATCTGAATTTTGGTTGGCCATTATCAAAGTCGTTGCCGTCATTTCAATGATTTTATTCGGTTTGTATCTCTTGCTGACCGCAGGGGCTGATTCAACCGCAAGCTTTAGCAATTTATGGCAACACGGCGGATTTTTTCCGCATGGCTTCTCCGGCTTGTTTTATATGCTGGCGTTCTTGATGTTTGCCTTTGGCGGCATTGAACTGATTGGTATGACCGCAGCTGAAGCAGAAAATCCAGAAAAAAGTATCCCTCAAGCCATTAATCAGGTGATTTTTCGGATATTGGTGTTTTATGTGGCTTCACTTGCGATCATCATGTCATTGATTCCTTGGAATCAACTTGATCTGGGTGGTTTGGACAAAAGCCCTTTCGTGATGATTTTCAGTCAATTGGGGATTGATTGGGCCGCGCATTTACTCAATTTTATTATCTTGACCGCAGCACTCTCGGTGTATAACAGTGGCATGTATGCCAATAGTCGTATGCTGTTTGGACTGGCTGTACAAGGCAATGCGCCCAAGGTTTTTGCAAAAGTCAGCAAGCAAGGTGTACCAATGCCAGCGGTGATCTTTTCATCAATCTTGATTTTTGGTTGTGTCTTACTGAACTATTTTGTGCCAGAACAAGCGCTAAGCCACCTGATGTATATGGCTGTCGCTGCCTTGGTTCTAAACTGGGCGATTATTAGCTTTACCCATTTAAAATTTAAACAGACTATTCGATTAGAAGGCAAAACTGTAAAATTTCCAGCCTTGTTCTCGCCACTTAGCAACTATCTGGTTCTCGCCTTTATTGTCATGATTCTATACATCATGTGGACCCAAGGCTTTAAAGAGTCTGTGATTCTAATTCCAGTTTGGATCATGTTTATGTTCGGATTATTTAAAGTCTTGAAATGGAATAAATCACTTTAA
- the xseB gene encoding exodeoxyribonuclease VII small subunit — translation MSKKELSFKDGYSLLKKNAALLEAQEEPDIDNLMKIVEESMNAYKACKSRVDAVQQALNETFKES, via the coding sequence ATGAGTAAAAAAGAATTAAGCTTTAAAGACGGTTATAGCCTGCTCAAAAAAAATGCAGCGCTGCTCGAAGCTCAGGAAGAGCCTGATATTGATAACTTAATGAAGATTGTTGAGGAGTCCATGAATGCATACAAAGCCTGTAAATCACGTGTAGATGCAGTGCAACAAGCATTGAATGAAACCTTTAAAGAGAGTTAA
- a CDS encoding phosphoethanolamine--lipid A transferase produces MLWLKKTLGRDVSLLTFNFILAIWLGLFLNFSFFMKIQDLTPYFGIQSILFLIASVLVVVFTYNFIFQIFNWRWTAKPIAIGLILIGGFSSYTVTSLGVWITSDQIQNLMQTNFTEARDLWSWYLLIWILGLIILPISVVAVVKIRHETKPFIFQFTQKILTAVVSLSIVIMMLFIFYVDFAAIFRENRSLKGMISPQNMISSFVSYYKKKAPKKNQPFVSYGEDAKLLQRENALPKLMVLVVGETARAENFSLNGYSKLTNPEMAQQDILNFSKVSSCGTATAVSVPCMFSGMPRKFYDERLAIRREGLLDIAQRAGYQVTWIDNNSGCKGVCDRVEMYKIAEPIQKKWCKGGECFDEILIDSLQSYLKSIPQGDTQPRLLVLHQLGSHGPAYYKRVPPQFKVFRPTCDTNAIQGCSREALQNTYDNTLLYTDYILSQLVETLKQNTQYETGLWYLSDHGESTGESGMYLHGAPYMIAPQQQTHIPMIMWFSALWKHSNPEQIKCLSNQKNKVLSQDNLFPTMLSLLDIKTKVIDAETDMLATCSSIARKVN; encoded by the coding sequence ATGCTTTGGCTTAAAAAAACACTTGGAAGAGATGTTTCATTATTAACATTTAATTTTATATTGGCAATCTGGTTAGGTCTGTTTTTAAATTTTTCATTCTTTATGAAAATTCAAGACCTAACCCCTTATTTTGGTATCCAAAGCATTTTGTTTTTGATTGCTTCTGTATTAGTTGTGGTCTTTACATATAATTTTATATTTCAGATTTTTAACTGGCGCTGGACAGCAAAACCCATTGCGATTGGTCTGATCTTAATTGGTGGATTTTCATCCTACACGGTGACTTCGCTTGGTGTATGGATTACTTCAGATCAAATCCAGAATCTGATGCAAACCAATTTTACAGAAGCACGGGATCTTTGGTCTTGGTATCTTTTGATCTGGATATTGGGACTGATCATTCTGCCTATTTCTGTTGTTGCTGTGGTTAAAATTAGACATGAAACCAAACCCTTTATTTTTCAATTTACTCAAAAAATTCTAACTGCTGTTGTCTCTTTATCGATTGTTATTATGATGCTGTTCATTTTCTATGTCGATTTTGCAGCTATTTTCCGTGAAAATCGCAGTTTAAAAGGAATGATTTCGCCACAAAATATGATTAGCTCTTTTGTTTCATATTACAAAAAGAAGGCACCAAAGAAGAATCAACCCTTCGTCAGTTATGGTGAAGATGCCAAGCTTTTACAACGTGAAAATGCATTACCCAAACTGATGGTGCTTGTGGTGGGTGAAACAGCCAGAGCTGAAAATTTCTCTTTAAATGGGTACAGCAAACTCACCAATCCTGAAATGGCTCAACAAGACATCTTGAATTTTTCTAAAGTGAGTTCGTGTGGCACGGCAACGGCTGTTTCTGTTCCCTGTATGTTTTCAGGGATGCCACGTAAATTCTATGATGAGCGCTTAGCCATTCGTAGAGAGGGCTTACTTGATATTGCACAACGTGCTGGTTATCAGGTCACTTGGATTGATAATAATTCTGGTTGTAAAGGTGTTTGTGACCGGGTTGAGATGTATAAGATTGCAGAACCGATTCAGAAAAAATGGTGTAAAGGCGGGGAGTGTTTTGATGAGATTTTAATTGATAGTTTGCAATCCTATCTAAAATCTATTCCTCAAGGGGATACACAACCTCGTTTGCTTGTATTGCATCAATTAGGCAGTCATGGTCCAGCGTATTACAAGCGTGTCCCACCCCAATTTAAAGTTTTTAGGCCCACATGTGATACCAATGCCATTCAGGGGTGTAGCCGTGAAGCTTTGCAAAATACCTATGACAATACTTTGTTATATACCGATTATATCTTGAGCCAACTGGTTGAAACTTTAAAACAGAATACACAATATGAAACAGGCTTATGGTATTTGTCGGATCATGGGGAATCCACAGGTGAAAGTGGGATGTATTTACACGGAGCCCCTTATATGATTGCACCTCAACAACAAACACATATTCCGATGATTATGTGGTTTTCTGCACTTTGGAAACACTCCAATCCTGAGCAGATAAAATGCTTGTCGAATCAAAAAAATAAAGTATTGAGTCAGGATAATTTATTTCCAACCATGTTAAGTTTATTGGATATAAAAACGAAAGTTATTGATGCTGAAACGGATATGCTGGCGACTTGTTCATCCATAGCGCGTAAAGTTAATTAA
- a CDS encoding DUF6765 family protein, with product MKNTILKVGLFNLGLSILGLNSTLTQAGVVDFSKCGVNSSFAVVTQSEGPTYACGGIDNGVGNPINVLNGNKFEAVEDFKELPAFKGLSFSRFYNSQSHADTALGYGWYSSFDIKLYEQPDIIQIRLDSGQRINFKKNKIPLGNNQFVVRALPLNPADGWIEKKIDGSGWIWHKTKSNQDYSFQYLGGKDPNLAHITKITAQADIEKNNPQLNFNFYYDQQQRLSVVKNLKGDQLSFQYSTTQFGLPQITLTTPVGRYYYFLDKHHNLAQVLYPDGRRFKYSYDPKFQGGDIHNLTAKWSFDQTQNTFKLISQWQYDQQDRAILSQHANGVEKVSIQFDARTHKNMPANYSNSKAVFKNIVTNSLGQKTTYTYQIDGTQFQLLESLGAGCASCGEVNKRYRFNSQGLVAYASDLDPAGKVIRAIELKYNDLGEVITRTVSGIGIEAQTTSYEYESYQIQQTTFLENASYSLLSQLNQQNYRRLKTESRNSVVAGKQYRKQYLYNQNNQLISVKESGFSPLGDSLVRETKYGYDQQGRLSWEDGPLPNGPTNSPQDSDITTYAYNISGQLKQLQLPGQQQLQVLLFDQMSRPHRLEFKDGKRVVWVDLNYQGSGVNISKYTYSTTDLQKHTIENKFDEQGRLISTKDGLQQTDLIYDAIGRLTQRTDFTGLITQNQYNTESLLTDETLIAPDGKPLRKTTNKVDLNHQQISIESSDQLGLLQNITQSGLVSTRKDALNRFLTQQVDGLGRTITSQLENSNHQLVSSTVSSFRQGYAAQSSSGLQQNKWMDDFGRTIATLSPAIGVKLYRFNEADLAVEIIDEKGLIQKNKYDHAHRLIESSIKNPRIQAETIIQKTEFDGSKPIRQISQDEVQLWQYAQDGKLLHHTTAQLDTPANNQHIQAINFITQPQYLNKIDSLLSGKNINRNNDLSINSWSENYEYDENGLLIKETRHDLTIQYKRDDLGKIIALQLNKNGEKAYVDQIQWNNFGQLIHYRLSSGQQLWRKYDSRGRLTEQRWYHPQTQSWWEQIIRKFKYEWMGYDLPLSDIQTSNYAYDHVNRLIYSNESGHQFYQYDDKDQLLALWKSDTKPQLSQSWYPAQVFAYDAQGNRRLNWQKAAEQLPETINLYRYGENLDASVQLLGVSQHTVNKDKVETGKLTRIASYTQTGQPHAWWQAEAEINTVLDYVPSANRGAPLWNLSSASWRGVNDQNQNISIDQKFNQQGLISKRSVSFNTHNQQREFSQRNSYVNNIRVWEQQRLRMPTEQYSDIQSTELKDIVVDRDYVMFAGLPVMQFSQISTQKQNEQLNIASASFNAVQFNRIGAPVKVYDENQNIRWQTDYSPFGERLNTISTHNNEAKLIRVTDHLPISQSMDDLRYAISIRLPGQNEDPITGLYDNGYRQYDPSIGRYLTPDPMGTVDGLNPYLYVGNNPLNKVDPYGLYQTDMHYYMTYFLAITAGIDSDNARRIALATQFVDTNDNTSPFDDEGGAGVSYINNFKSERLEWYHFTNNRFATNEPLSGKELGSWDLEKPKGMSDTEYLKWRLTSNLNNIPQLRTLTRNYNRAAECGNLNLSMQFFGEYLHAFEDTFAHRDQNNDPFGVNTGAGHGTHGSHPDYTYNHYGQFEIPGNLVGYGNWLVNETRSIIEQEQVYKKLVEYREKVLKTPANKVKAVPWSELKGYLSIYNAIPEHLNHETEVGSLDSIKEKITYLQDLLNGKSTSQKIYVYDAKNRTNPETKETKSFKTNWGYKPKAEDKFELIDPVSVADNRLKDNKGNAAKGHIAGIHGYSIPQAITNRIGVFKDLTKEQKDQYNNLIWDTSVSKYKSKDGENANIVAAVRGYKLTVRTSSIMIALGASPFLINGTAPVQ from the coding sequence ATGAAAAATACGATTCTCAAAGTAGGGTTATTTAACCTTGGACTTTCTATTTTAGGATTAAATTCAACATTAACTCAGGCTGGGGTTGTAGATTTTAGCAAATGTGGTGTTAACTCCTCCTTCGCAGTTGTCACTCAAAGCGAAGGACCAACCTATGCCTGTGGTGGTATCGATAATGGTGTCGGAAACCCGATCAATGTACTCAATGGTAATAAGTTTGAAGCTGTTGAAGATTTTAAAGAACTTCCTGCTTTTAAAGGTCTCTCTTTTTCTCGTTTTTATAATAGCCAAAGTCATGCAGATACCGCTCTAGGCTATGGTTGGTATAGCTCTTTTGATATCAAACTGTATGAACAACCCGATATTATTCAGATCCGTCTCGATTCAGGCCAACGTATCAATTTCAAAAAAAATAAGATTCCTCTGGGTAATAATCAATTTGTCGTTCGTGCCCTGCCCTTAAATCCTGCTGATGGTTGGATTGAGAAAAAAATCGATGGCTCAGGATGGATTTGGCATAAAACTAAATCCAATCAGGATTATTCCTTTCAATATTTAGGTGGTAAAGATCCTAATCTTGCTCATATCACTAAAATCACCGCTCAGGCAGATATTGAAAAAAATAACCCTCAGCTCAATTTTAATTTCTATTATGACCAGCAACAGCGTCTTAGCGTCGTTAAGAATTTAAAAGGTGACCAACTTTCTTTTCAATACTCAACAACTCAATTTGGATTACCCCAAATCACCTTAACCACACCTGTCGGACGTTATTATTATTTCTTAGACAAACATCATAATCTTGCTCAAGTACTCTACCCTGATGGACGTCGGTTTAAGTATAGTTATGATCCTAAATTCCAAGGTGGGGATATTCATAACCTCACTGCTAAGTGGTCTTTTGATCAGACTCAGAACACGTTTAAATTAATTTCTCAGTGGCAATATGATCAGCAAGATCGTGCCATCCTCAGCCAGCATGCCAATGGGGTGGAGAAAGTCTCTATACAGTTTGATGCGCGTACTCATAAGAATATGCCAGCAAATTACAGCAACAGCAAAGCCGTTTTTAAAAATATTGTCACCAATAGTTTAGGCCAGAAAACCACATACACTTATCAAATTGATGGAACTCAATTTCAGTTATTAGAAAGTCTGGGTGCTGGGTGTGCCAGTTGTGGCGAAGTCAATAAGCGTTATCGGTTTAATTCGCAAGGTTTAGTCGCTTATGCCTCTGATCTTGATCCGGCTGGAAAAGTGATTCGTGCCATTGAACTCAAATATAACGATTTGGGGGAAGTCATCACCAGAACTGTTTCTGGTATCGGGATCGAAGCTCAAACCACATCGTATGAATATGAGTCTTATCAGATTCAACAAACTACTTTTTTGGAAAATGCATCCTATTCTCTGCTGAGTCAATTGAATCAACAGAACTATCGTCGCCTAAAAACTGAATCACGCAATAGTGTTGTCGCGGGTAAACAATATCGTAAACAGTATCTTTACAATCAAAACAATCAACTGATCTCTGTTAAGGAATCTGGATTTTCTCCTTTAGGAGACTCATTGGTTCGGGAAACCAAATATGGGTATGATCAACAAGGTCGTTTGAGCTGGGAGGATGGTCCTTTACCAAATGGTCCAACTAACTCTCCTCAGGATAGTGATATTACGACCTATGCTTATAATATTAGTGGACAGCTCAAACAGCTTCAGTTACCAGGTCAGCAACAATTACAAGTTCTATTATTTGATCAAATGAGCCGACCTCATCGGCTTGAGTTCAAGGATGGTAAACGAGTTGTATGGGTAGATCTGAATTATCAAGGAAGTGGCGTAAATATTTCAAAATATACTTATTCTACAACTGACCTTCAAAAACATACGATCGAAAACAAATTTGATGAACAAGGAAGACTGATCTCAACCAAAGATGGACTGCAACAAACAGACTTGATTTATGATGCTATTGGCCGTCTTACCCAAAGAACAGATTTCACAGGCTTAATTACTCAAAACCAGTATAATACTGAGAGCCTTCTGACCGATGAAACGTTAATAGCACCAGATGGCAAACCTCTCAGAAAAACGACGAATAAAGTTGATCTTAATCATCAACAGATATCAATAGAATCTTCTGATCAATTGGGATTATTGCAAAACATAACTCAAAGTGGTCTTGTTTCTACACGTAAAGATGCTCTGAATAGATTTCTTACTCAGCAAGTGGATGGTCTAGGACGTACAATTACTTCACAACTAGAAAATTCAAATCACCAACTTGTCAGCTCAACGGTATCCTCTTTTAGACAAGGATATGCAGCTCAGTCCTCTTCTGGCCTACAACAAAATAAATGGATGGATGACTTTGGAAGAACGATAGCAACCCTGTCTCCTGCAATAGGTGTAAAATTATATCGCTTTAACGAGGCAGACTTAGCTGTAGAAATAATTGATGAAAAAGGCCTGATTCAGAAAAACAAATATGATCATGCACACCGCCTCATTGAATCTTCAATTAAAAATCCTCGAATCCAAGCTGAAACAATAATTCAGAAAACTGAATTTGATGGTTCAAAACCAATTCGTCAGATTAGTCAAGATGAAGTACAGCTATGGCAATATGCTCAAGATGGGAAATTGCTCCACCACACGACAGCTCAACTCGACACACCTGCCAATAACCAACATATTCAAGCGATTAACTTTATTACTCAACCTCAATACCTGAATAAAATTGATAGTCTTTTATCAGGAAAAAACATAAATAGAAATAATGATCTATCAATAAACTCATGGTCTGAAAATTATGAATATGATGAAAATGGGTTACTTATTAAAGAAACACGTCATGATTTAACAATCCAATATAAAAGGGATGATCTAGGTAAAATTATTGCTTTGCAACTTAATAAAAATGGTGAAAAAGCTTATGTAGATCAAATCCAGTGGAATAATTTTGGCCAACTCATTCATTATCGTTTGTCCTCTGGACAGCAATTATGGCGCAAATATGATAGCCGGGGGCGACTGACAGAACAACGTTGGTATCATCCCCAAACGCAGTCTTGGTGGGAACAGATTATCCGTAAATTCAAATATGAATGGATGGGCTATGATTTACCGCTATCAGATATTCAAACGAGTAACTATGCTTATGATCATGTTAATCGCTTAATTTATAGCAATGAGTCAGGTCATCAATTCTATCAATATGATGATAAAGATCAGCTTTTAGCCTTATGGAAAAGTGATACTAAACCTCAATTATCTCAGTCTTGGTACCCTGCTCAAGTCTTCGCTTATGACGCCCAAGGAAATCGTCGTTTGAACTGGCAAAAAGCAGCTGAACAACTGCCTGAAACCATTAATCTTTATCGTTATGGTGAAAATCTTGATGCTTCTGTGCAGTTGTTAGGGGTTTCTCAACATACAGTCAATAAAGATAAAGTTGAAACTGGGAAGCTCACTCGCATCGCCTCTTATACTCAAACGGGGCAACCGCATGCTTGGTGGCAGGCTGAAGCTGAAATAAATACTGTTTTAGATTATGTACCCTCTGCAAATCGTGGTGCACCGCTCTGGAACCTATCTTCTGCTTCGTGGCGTGGGGTAAATGATCAAAATCAAAATATTTCAATAGATCAAAAATTTAATCAACAAGGTTTGATCTCTAAACGATCTGTATCATTTAATACTCACAATCAACAACGCGAATTTTCTCAACGTAATAGCTATGTAAATAATATTCGTGTCTGGGAACAGCAGCGTTTACGCATGCCAACTGAGCAGTATTCAGATATCCAATCAACAGAACTGAAAGATATCGTTGTTGATCGCGATTATGTGATGTTCGCAGGTTTACCTGTGATGCAGTTTAGTCAAATTTCTACACAAAAACAGAATGAGCAGTTAAATATAGCTTCCGCTTCGTTTAATGCTGTTCAATTCAATCGTATTGGTGCACCAGTAAAAGTCTATGATGAAAATCAAAACATACGTTGGCAAACTGATTATTCACCTTTCGGTGAACGTTTAAATACGATTAGTACACATAATAACGAGGCAAAGTTGATTCGAGTCACTGATCATTTACCGATCTCCCAGTCGATGGATGATCTGCGTTATGCAATTTCAATTCGTTTACCAGGACAAAATGAAGATCCTATTACTGGCTTGTATGACAATGGCTATCGTCAGTATGACCCAAGTATAGGACGATATCTAACGCCTGATCCAATGGGAACAGTTGATGGCCTAAATCCTTATTTGTATGTGGGAAATAATCCTTTAAATAAAGTTGACCCTTATGGGCTATATCAAACCGATATGCATTATTACATGACTTACTTCTTAGCCATTACCGCAGGTATTGATTCTGATAATGCAAGACGTATTGCTTTGGCAACTCAGTTTGTTGATACCAATGATAATACTAGTCCATTTGATGATGAAGGAGGTGCTGGGGTAAGTTATATTAATAACTTTAAATCCGAACGCTTAGAGTGGTATCACTTTACCAATAATCGCTTTGCTACGAATGAACCATTATCGGGGAAAGAACTTGGTAGTTGGGACTTAGAAAAACCTAAAGGAATGTCAGATACAGAATATTTAAAATGGCGTCTGACCTCAAATTTAAATAATATTCCTCAACTGAGAACGCTCACCAGAAATTACAATAGAGCAGCAGAATGTGGAAATCTAAATTTAAGCATGCAGTTTTTTGGTGAATATTTACACGCATTTGAAGATACATTCGCCCATCGTGATCAGAATAATGATCCTTTTGGTGTGAATACTGGAGCTGGTCACGGTACACATGGTTCGCATCCTGACTATACTTACAATCATTATGGACAGTTTGAGATTCCAGGCAATTTAGTTGGTTATGGAAATTGGTTGGTCAATGAAACGCGCTCTATTATTGAGCAGGAACAAGTTTATAAAAAACTGGTTGAATACCGAGAGAAGGTATTAAAAACACCAGCCAATAAGGTTAAGGCTGTGCCTTGGAGTGAGCTAAAAGGTTACTTATCTATTTACAATGCTATCCCAGAGCACTTAAATCATGAAACTGAGGTGGGTTCTTTAGACAGTATTAAAGAAAAAATTACCTACTTACAAGATTTACTCAATGGTAAATCGACCTCCCAAAAAATCTATGTTTATGATGCAAAAAATAGGACTAATCCTGAAACGAAGGAAACTAAATCATTTAAGACCAATTGGGGATATAAACCTAAAGCTGAGGATAAATTTGAGTTAATTGATCCAGTCAGCGTAGCTGATAATAGATTAAAAGACAATAAAGGGAATGCTGCTAAAGGTCATATTGCTGGTATACACGGCTATTCAATTCCTCAAGCTATTACTAATCGAATCGGTGTATTTAAAGATCTAACCAAAGAGCAAAAAGATCAATATAACAATTTAATTTGGGATACGTCTGTCTCCAAATATAAATCTAAAGATGGTGAGAATGCCAATATTGTTGCAGCAGTTCGAGGCTATAAGCTTACAGTTAGAACGAGCAGCATAATGATTGCTTTGGGTGCTAGCCCTTTCTTAATCAATGGTACGGCACCTGTTCAATAA